In Sphingobacterium thalpophilum, a genomic segment contains:
- the polA gene encoding DNA polymerase I yields the protein MKKLFLLDGMALIYRAYFALSKTPRITSTGLNTGAIMGFTNTLLDVLKNQQPSHIAVVFDTAAPTARHIEFEAYKAHRESMPEDLAASIPYINRLIEGFNIPIITMDGYEADDIIGTLAKKAEKQNFQVYCMTPDKDFGQLVSENIFIYKPARMGNGAEVQGVKEILEKWEISDVCQVIDILGLWGDAVDNIPGIPGIGEKTAKKLVQEYGSVEGIIANADQLKGKMRENVENFAEQGLISKKLATILLDVPIELDEKSLELEDPNKEILEPLFAELEFRTLGKRVFGEDFSVLDKSSPTNGQMDLFSTTTTTITTTEIVTEVSVENAAINNIHNTGHEYVLVDTNEKQVALAQQLASLDSFCFDTETTGLDANLADIVGLSFSFENAKAYYVPTPADRDSAQAIVDIFKGALENPKIEKIGQNIKYDILLLARYGVKVQGTLFDTMLAHYLIDPDTRHGMDVLAENYLNYSPVSITELIGEKGKKQGNMRDVEVEKVKEYAAEDADITLQLKNVFQPLLVETNTMQLAQDVEFPLVYILAEIERNGVKIDVPALGEFSKTLEQDIKNLEESIFEKAGVNFNIASPKQLGEVLFDKLQLDPKAKKTKTGQYKTGEDVLLALAHKSDIVQDILNFRQMQKLKSTYVDALPELINPETGLIHTSYNQAVAATGRLSSTNPNLQNIPIRTERGREVRKAFIPRSEDNVILSADYSQIELRLIAELSKDQNMMEAFSQGHDIHRATAAKVYNMDFDAVTSEQRRNAKAVNFGIIYGQSAFGLSQNLGISRKEASDIINEYFNQYTGIKKYMSDAVEFAKENGYVETILKRRRYLRDINSANMTVRGFAERNAINAPIQGSAADLIKLAMIAIQKEIEQRGLSGKMIMQVHDELVFDVPKDEIAVFKKIILDKMSNAIKTSVPLIVEIGEGKNWLEAH from the coding sequence GTGAAAAAACTATTTCTTCTAGATGGAATGGCTCTGATATATAGAGCTTATTTTGCATTGAGCAAAACTCCCCGAATTACCTCAACAGGGTTAAATACAGGAGCAATCATGGGATTTACCAATACCCTATTGGATGTATTGAAAAATCAGCAACCTTCCCACATAGCAGTAGTGTTCGACACGGCGGCACCTACCGCACGACATATTGAATTTGAAGCTTATAAAGCACATCGCGAATCTATGCCAGAAGACCTTGCGGCCTCTATCCCCTATATCAATCGCTTAATTGAGGGCTTCAATATTCCGATCATCACCATGGATGGTTACGAGGCCGACGATATTATCGGTACGCTGGCAAAAAAGGCTGAAAAGCAAAATTTTCAGGTCTATTGCATGACACCGGATAAAGATTTCGGGCAACTTGTGTCTGAAAATATCTTTATCTATAAACCTGCACGCATGGGTAATGGAGCAGAAGTACAAGGTGTCAAAGAGATTCTTGAAAAATGGGAAATTTCTGATGTTTGCCAGGTCATCGATATTCTCGGTCTTTGGGGTGATGCCGTAGACAATATCCCTGGTATACCTGGTATTGGAGAGAAAACAGCGAAAAAACTTGTTCAGGAATACGGATCTGTCGAAGGCATTATCGCTAACGCGGACCAACTAAAAGGAAAAATGCGTGAAAACGTAGAGAATTTTGCAGAACAAGGGCTCATCTCCAAAAAATTAGCCACTATTTTATTGGATGTACCCATTGAACTCGATGAAAAATCGCTAGAACTGGAAGATCCAAACAAAGAAATCCTTGAACCGCTATTTGCTGAATTAGAATTCCGAACACTTGGAAAACGAGTTTTCGGCGAAGATTTCTCCGTCCTTGACAAGAGCAGCCCTACAAATGGACAAATGGATCTATTTTCGACCACAACAACGACAATTACCACCACCGAAATTGTTACCGAAGTTAGCGTCGAAAATGCAGCAATAAATAACATACATAATACCGGACATGAGTATGTTTTGGTTGATACAAACGAAAAACAAGTAGCGCTCGCTCAACAGCTTGCTTCTTTGGATAGTTTTTGTTTTGACACAGAAACAACAGGATTAGATGCAAACCTTGCGGACATTGTGGGCTTATCATTTTCTTTTGAGAACGCAAAAGCATATTATGTCCCAACACCTGCCGATCGTGATAGCGCTCAGGCTATAGTCGATATTTTCAAGGGCGCTTTAGAAAACCCAAAAATTGAAAAAATAGGACAAAACATCAAGTACGATATTTTATTATTAGCACGCTATGGTGTAAAAGTACAAGGCACCCTTTTTGACACCATGCTTGCACATTATCTGATTGATCCAGATACCCGTCACGGAATGGATGTACTCGCAGAAAATTACCTAAATTACAGCCCGGTATCAATCACAGAACTTATCGGTGAAAAGGGAAAGAAGCAAGGGAATATGCGCGACGTTGAAGTCGAAAAAGTAAAAGAATATGCTGCTGAAGATGCAGATATTACCCTACAGCTAAAAAATGTGTTTCAACCACTTCTTGTCGAGACCAACACCATGCAGCTCGCTCAGGATGTGGAATTCCCATTAGTCTATATACTCGCTGAAATTGAAAGAAACGGTGTAAAAATAGATGTTCCTGCACTTGGAGAGTTTTCAAAAACACTGGAGCAGGACATTAAAAATCTCGAGGAATCCATTTTTGAGAAAGCGGGCGTAAATTTCAATATTGCATCCCCGAAGCAATTGGGTGAAGTCTTATTCGATAAACTGCAACTGGATCCTAAAGCTAAAAAAACAAAAACGGGACAGTATAAAACAGGTGAAGATGTGTTATTAGCTTTGGCCCATAAATCAGATATCGTCCAAGATATTTTAAACTTTAGGCAAATGCAAAAACTCAAATCAACCTATGTTGATGCACTACCTGAGTTGATAAACCCCGAAACAGGGCTCATTCATACGTCCTACAATCAAGCGGTTGCCGCAACAGGCCGTCTGAGCTCAACGAATCCGAACTTGCAGAACATCCCGATCCGTACCGAGCGGGGGAGAGAAGTTAGAAAAGCCTTTATCCCAAGATCTGAAGACAATGTGATCCTCTCTGCCGATTATTCGCAGATTGAACTTCGCCTAATTGCAGAGCTAAGTAAAGATCAAAATATGATGGAAGCGTTTAGCCAAGGTCATGATATCCACCGGGCAACAGCCGCGAAAGTATACAACATGGATTTTGATGCTGTTACTTCTGAACAACGTCGCAACGCGAAAGCAGTTAACTTCGGCATTATATATGGTCAGTCGGCATTTGGCCTTTCTCAAAATCTTGGCATATCACGTAAAGAAGCATCCGATATCATCAATGAATATTTTAACCAATATACAGGGATAAAAAAATACATGAGTGATGCCGTCGAGTTTGCAAAGGAGAATGGTTACGTTGAAACAATTTTAAAACGGAGACGTTATCTGAGAGATATCAATTCCGCAAACATGACCGTTCGCGGATTCGCAGAAAGAAACGCTATCAACGCTCCGATCCAAGGATCAGCAGCAGATTTAATCAAACTTGCCATGATCGCCATTCAAAAGGAAATTGAGCAGCGAGGTTTATCCGGCAAAATGATCATGCAGGTGCATGATGAATTGGTTTTTGACGTACCTAAAGACGAGATAGCGGTATTCAAAAAAATTATTTTGGATAAAATGTCCAATGCTATAAAAACGAGTGTTCCTTTGATCGTAGAAATTGGAGAAGGCAAAAATTGGCTAGAAGCACATTAA
- the rsgA gene encoding ribosome small subunit-dependent GTPase A translates to MRGLVTKSTGSWYQVLGEDDKRYDCRIKGKFRTKGIKTTNPVAVGDWVHFDVEPDQDSAVIHELEPRRNYIIRKSVNLSKQTQIIGANLDQAFLVVTLASPPTSLGFIDRFLVTTEAYGIPAVIIFNKLDLFSDEGLEILADYKAIYEHIGYPCFEVSALTGTNIDVVKQLLKDKITLVSGHSGVGKSTLINAIVPEYGLKTGEISDWSDKGKHTTTFAEMFDLPFGGKLIDTPGIRELGIVDIEKQELSHFFPEMRALMNQCRFHNCRHINEPGCVIMEAVEEGSIESSRYDSYLSIYHNEDSRS, encoded by the coding sequence ATGAGAGGACTGGTAACTAAATCGACAGGTAGTTGGTATCAAGTTTTGGGCGAAGATGATAAAAGATACGATTGTCGTATTAAAGGAAAGTTTCGTACTAAAGGAATAAAAACGACTAATCCTGTTGCTGTGGGGGATTGGGTACATTTTGATGTGGAACCTGATCAGGATAGTGCGGTCATTCACGAACTGGAACCTCGTCGAAATTATATCATTCGAAAATCCGTCAATTTGTCCAAACAAACTCAAATTATCGGAGCAAATCTGGATCAAGCTTTTTTAGTTGTGACACTTGCCTCTCCGCCAACATCTTTAGGTTTTATCGATCGCTTTCTAGTAACAACGGAGGCCTACGGAATTCCTGCCGTAATTATTTTCAATAAATTGGATCTTTTTAGTGATGAAGGGTTGGAGATATTGGCAGACTATAAAGCTATTTATGAACATATTGGCTATCCCTGTTTCGAGGTTTCTGCGTTAACCGGTACCAATATCGACGTTGTCAAGCAACTGCTTAAAGATAAAATAACCTTGGTATCAGGTCATTCTGGGGTTGGCAAATCAACGTTGATCAATGCAATCGTCCCTGAATATGGGTTGAAAACTGGTGAAATCTCCGATTGGTCTGACAAAGGAAAGCATACAACTACTTTTGCTGAAATGTTTGATCTTCCTTTTGGAGGGAAGTTAATTGATACGCCTGGTATTCGTGAGTTGGGAATTGTCGATATAGAAAAACAGGAGCTATCCCATTTTTTTCCAGAGATGCGCGCGTTGATGAATCAATGTCGATTTCATAATTGTAGGCATATCAATGAACCCGGTTGTGTCATTATGGAGGCTGTGGAAGAAGGCTCTATTGAGAGTTCGCGCTACGATAGCTACCTCAGTATATATCATAATGAGGATAGTAGATCTTAA